CTACAACTGGAGAATGGTATGGAGATATCAAAGTGGGAGGAGATGAAAATCAAGCTTATAAATATAGCTTCGGAGGTACAAGTGCTGCCGGACCTATGGTTGCATCTTGTGTAGTTGCAGTTCAATCTTTTGCAAAAGAGCGTTTAGGTCGTCTAATGACTGCAAACGAGATTAGAGATTTGTTAGTTCAAACAGGTACTCCTCAATATGCAGGTGATAATGCCCATGTTGGTCCATTGCCTGACTTGAAAGCCGCTTTTGAGCGCTTGCTTCAAGAAAACCCAATAGGTGTTACTATTCATGACATTAAAGGGGGAATTAACAATGATATATATTTGGATAGAGGTGAGACTGTAACTTTGGAGGTTGAGGTTTATAATCATGGAAACTCTACTTTGAGTTCAGCTGATTTAGTTTTGCAGCTGCAAGGTGCTGCAGCCTCTAGTGTTTCAATTACTCAAAATAATTTATCCGCGGTTAATATTCCATCAAAAGGAAGTAAAAAAGTTATTTTTGAGTTGACAGCTGATAGCAATGCTCCAGCGCAAAGCACTTTGACTTTGGTTGTCAATACAACAGCTGGAAATAATACTTTGACAGTTGATAAAGAAATAATCGTAGCTCCAAACCCAAGGTTGGAATGGTCTTCTGACGTATTCGCTGAAGCGGTCTCTAATGATGGCAAAATTAACGATGAAGCTATTGTAATTACTTTGGTATCGGATGAATTCAAAGTGTCAGCAGGGCAAATTCTTGAAAATGGAAAAGATTATACATTGGCTAACTTGCCAAATAGGCTAAAGTCTGTGCTGAAAGTTACAAGTCCTACAACGGCTGAATTGACTCTTGAAGGCATGGCATTAGCTCATCAGAATGCCAATGATGTTTCTGATCTTGCTATTGAAATTCTTGTGGCTAGCTTGAAAAGCGGAGCGACAGGTTTGGAAAATGCTTCTCAGATATTGAATATCGATTATAAAGATGAGTATAAAATCGTGTACATACCAGAACCGGCTGGTGTTGGTTATGGAAATATGGTTGCTAATTCCGGTAGAACTTGGACGCATAGCTATTTAGAGAGAGAAGACAATAGCAACATTTACGCAGATGGTGGAAATAATGGAGGTATAGGTACTCTATATACACCAGCTAATGCGACATTAGAGTTTGAAACATACCAAAAAAGATGTATCGTGGTTCCTAATACTAAAGATTTGGAAAGATTAGGCGATGGGTATTTGGTAACACCAAACGATTCATGGGATCAAGCAGGGAATTATGTTGGACAAATGTTCATGATTTCTAGAGATGGTTACAGAGATTGGTGGGGACAAACGGATTACTTTGGCTTCGAGTTTACTTTGGATGGAGAGAAAGTCATGGCTTGGGTTAAAGCTACGGTGAATAATAACGGTACAGAATTCATTTTAGATGAATATGCATACAATTCAACACCTGGAGGTTCGATTAGAACAGGTCAAACTGAAATCGATCCATTGGTTTCTTATGAAATTGGTGTGTTTGAAGAAAGTGATGCAAATGATGGAAGTATCGGCAATACTGTGTTGGTGAATTTGAATAATGACACATTTGTTAGAGCTTCTGGACAGTTGAACAATACTGAGTTTACCGTTACTGGTTTGCCGCAAGGTTTGATCATGTCTGCGAATATTATAGACAGCAAGCATTTGGAGTTGGTAATTACAGGAAATGCTGCTAATCATGGTGTTGACGACAATGCGACGGTTCAGTTCACATTGAATGATAACGCTTTTGCATCTGGCAATGGTCCAGAAGGAAATACAACAACATTTAGCATAGAGTTTAATGATAATGCTATGTCTCCATCAATTTCATATTCTGATGTTGAGTTTGTAGAGGCTGTGTCAAATGATGGTTCTATTTCTACTGTAATTAATGTTACTCTTGAAGATGATAATTTCTCATCCAAATTGGTTGATTTCACTGAAGGAGTAGAATTTTCAGCTGCAAATGTGCCAAATGGCTTGGAAGTGAATATCTCAGTGACAAGCTTGACTACAGCGGAGATTAGTCTGACAGGAAATGCTTTATCTCATGATGACGTTAATTCGATTCAAAATTTACAAATTTCTTTTGAGAATAATGCATTCGAATCAGATGATGCTGCTTCTGTTGAAAATGCGCAAGGAGTGTTTACTGTTACATTTGAAGGTGAAAATCCGGTGTTGGGAACTGAAAAAGCGAATGAATTCCGAGTTTATCCAAATCCTGTGGATGATGTGATGATTGTTGGAGGAGCTACAGTGGTTAAGAGAGTGGAAATTTATGATATTAGCGGCAAAAAAGTAGCTTCAGTTATTGGTAAAAATGTAATCGAGTGGTCAGGAATAGAGTCTGGTGTTTACAATGTATTTGTGGAAACAGATAAGTCCTCAGGTTACGTTAGAATCATTAAAAAATAAAGAGTTGCAGTGAATATTTAATATTTGCTATAGTTAGAATAATTTCGAAGTCTGCCTTGACAATGTTTCAGGGCAGACTTTTTTGTTTAGTATTTTTATTCAGGTTTCGGAATGGACTGTATTTACCATTTTACGTCTCGATGATGCCATTTTTTTTCTGGTATTTTCATCAATTTTGGGATATCAAATTGCTGAATTAGTTCAAGTATCAGAGATAATCGAAGAAATTCTAAATAATGATAATCATGAAGAAAATACTAGTAATCAATGCGAATGGCTTTCAGGGAAAGGCCATAGCTCAAGAAAGTTTGAAAGCTGGATATGAAGTTAGAGGTTTGGTGAGAAATCTGCCTGAGGAAAAACTGGAGGGGCTTGAATATGTAATCGGAGATTTGAATGACGAAGAGTCATTATCGTCTGCATTTCAAGGAATTGATGGAGTGGTATTGCAGTTTCCGATGGCATTTGATGAGAATGTATTGTCGAAATATGTAGATAATATTGTTAAGGCCGCAAACAAGAGCGAAGTATCTCATATAGTATACAATAGTGGTTCGATAGTGTTGAATGAGCAGGAAATTTATGGATTGAGAAATACAGCTCAGATGATTGAGAGCTTATTGCGAGAAGCAAATTTGCCAATTACATTTTTGCACCCTAGAGTTTATTTGGATAATTTGGCAGCACCTTGGTCAGTGCCGATGATGTTTGCTCAAGGAATTTTAGTTTATCCTATTCCAGGCAATTTGCCTATTTCATGGATTAGTCATATAGATTTGGGCAGGTTTGTTGTCGCTGCGTTTGGCAAGCCGGAGTTGATTGGCGAGTCGATTGAAATAGGAGGACCATCGATTACAGGAAATGAAATAGCCGAGGTGATTAGTGAGGTTATTGGTCAACCGGTTAACTACATAGCTGCCAGTCCCGATGATTTTGAAGCTAATATTTCGCCTATGTTTGGAGAAAGATTAGCAAAAGGTATTTCGAATATTTATAGACACCTTGAAGCCAATCCAAGCACTTATGACTTTGATGCAAAAGAGTATGAAAAGTTAGGAGTTAAGCCTATGGAATTCAAGCAGTGGGCTCAAAATGTGCCTTGGAAGATGCTGAATGAAATTTTTTCGAAGTAGCTTTTTATTTTTGATTGATTACGATATTTTGCGAATAAGGTTTCCATTTGGAAGCCTTTTTTGTTGTCTTTTACAAAGTAGTTTTGTAACTTATAATGTGCTTCATGAGATGTGAGGGAGGATTCGTTGAGCTGATGTGAATATGTTAATGCAATGGATTGAATCGAAAATAATTTTCTAGAGCACAATTCATTGATTTTTTTACATTGACATATGTGCTTGTCTTTATGAGAACTCCTTAGAAGGGATATGATCCAAAAAGCATAATTGCATATCAATGTGAAAGAATTTTTTAGCAATATTAAAATTCTTAGTTATGCAAGCACTTGTTTACGCATTGTTTAGAATGTTCATTTTTGCGATAAGGCTCACGCCGTTTAGGCTGTTGTACGCTTTGTCGGATTTTTTTAGTTGGTTTGTTTTTTCCGTGCTAAAGTATCGAAGAGGTGTTGTTAGAGACAATATTTGGATGTGCTTTCCGGATAAAAAAGAAGAAGAGGTAGACGAGATTGCGGATAAGTTTCAGAAGCATCTTTCCGATTTGATTGTTGAAGGCTTGAAAGGCATTTCGATGTCGGAGTCTGAGTTGAAAAAAAGGTACAAATTTTCGAATATCGAACTGTTGGACGAATATGCGGAGAAGGGCCAACATGTAATCATTGTAAGCGGGCATTATGGCAACTGGGAGTGGGCGTCTTTATTAGTGGAGGCTTATACAAAGCATAAAGCAATCGCTATTTACAAAAAGGTAAACAATAAGTATATTGATCGTTATGTACGTAAGTCTAGATCGGATAGAAACACCCAGTTGATGCCTACCTTTATGACCAAAGACGCTTTTCAAAATGTTCCTTCGGATCCTACAATGTACGTGATGCTTTCGGATCAATGTCCTTTGAAAACGAAAAAAGCCCATTGGATAGAGTTTATGGGTATAGAATCGGGTTTTTTGCATGGTTTTGAATTTCAAGCCAAGAAATACGACTATCCGGTCATTTATTGCGAATGCAAGAAAACAAAAAGAGGGCATTACGACGCTCGTTTTGAATTGATGACCGATTCGCCTAGAGAGTTTATGGAAGGAGAGCTTACCTTCGCTTTTGCCAAGAGATTGGAAAAAACTATTCAAAGCCAACCGGAGTTTTGGTTATGGTCCCATAAGAGATGGAAGCGAAAAAGACCTCAGGATGCTCCTGTGTTGGATTTTGATATTAAGATGGCTAAGGCGGCATCGATATAGCTACAGAATTTATCCAAAATTGCTGCTTATCTTCGTTTTCATATAGGCTTAAAGGCTAGACTTATGAAAATATTGATAGTAGAGGATAATGAAAAACTAATCTTGGAGCTAGAGACTTTTTTGCATGAAGAAGGCTTTTTATGCGAGAAAGCCGAAAATGTAGCTAAAGCTTTGGAGAAGGTGAGTATTTACAGCTATGATTTGATTGTATTGGATATTGGACTTCCCGACGGCTCAGGACTTGATGTTTTAAAGCGAGTGAAAGAAGTTGATCCGGATACAGGAATCTTGATACTCTCAGCCAAGAATTCGATTGATGATAAAATCGTAGGCTTGGATTTGGGAGCTGATGATTATATTACCAAGCCATTTCATAAAGCAGAGTTGAATGCCAGAGTTCGTTCGATATTAAGGCGAAAGAAATTCGAAGGCAATAATGTGATGACTATCAATGAAATCATGCTGGACATCCAATCTAAGGAGGTCAAGATAAATGGGGAAGTTTTGAAACTTACTCCAAAGGAATATGAATTGCTGCTTTATTTCATTTACAATAGGAAAAGGGTTCTGACCAAAGAGAGCATCGCAGAGCATCTGTGGGAAGATAATATTGATTTGGCCGATAGTTTTGATTTTATCTATAGCCATATTAAAAATCTTCGCAAGAAAATGCTTAAAGCAGGATGCGCGGATTATATTCGTTCGGTTTATGGTGTTGGATATAAATTTGATTTGGACAGATGAAATTAATTACAAAAAGCACCCTGTTTTTTTTATTGTTTACCTTGATCGCTTTCGGGATAAGCTTATACTTGGTGGTTGATGAAGCGAATAAATTCAATAATATTTCTCAGCGGTTGGTTTTGAATACTTTCAAGGAGAATGTACGCTTGACTCTTGAGGATGAAAAGTCAATCAATGTATTCAATAAAGTTCCTTACTTTCAAGTTTATCAACTCAAAGATTCTTCAGAAGTATCTCAAGACTTTTTTAATTTTCAGAAGAAAAGAAGAGGACCGTGGCATTATGCTATGAGAAAAGATACGTTGATTTTCTCGGAGCATAGGCAGAAGTGGAAGACTTTCAATAAGCTGACGACATATTTGAAACATGATAATCTTTGGTACGAGGTTAGTGTCATAGTCTATCCCTATCATTATAAACATTTTGTGGAAGAGCTCTCCG
The Aureibacter tunicatorum DNA segment above includes these coding regions:
- a CDS encoding S8 family peptidase; the encoded protein is MIRYLRLFTLLLAFCFASIAQGQSLKGGLRYVPGKEHILVVKLNNSGDQSRGKNSEATLEEYLNEDLSLNGVSLRKVFDESSPEALDFEKKVNTSSSRSKGSDTFSFSDYKIVKIENASNEELLEIAKELEEQDFVAFADLVAETSPAPPADIAPTTDDMTWRQTYLGADPGVNAEYAWSLGIKGKGIKIGDIEYDVNRFHEEWVDEGKVSYAEGLTPIQTQWGHGHGTAVAGIMVAQHNGYGMDGIVPDAEEFILFAEASEEADALHGSPYNRAFGMQKALTQLDAGDVFLLEIQTQGYNPGGAGYEKYVPGEYEKAVWDMTKAASDAGIIVVATGGNGSSQTQTGENLDASQYQPYRDRGHSGAIMVGAGSSDTYHNKLGYSTYGSRFDLQGWGQGVATTGEWYGDIKVGGDENQAYKYSFGGTSAAGPMVASCVVAVQSFAKERLGRLMTANEIRDLLVQTGTPQYAGDNAHVGPLPDLKAAFERLLQENPIGVTIHDIKGGINNDIYLDRGETVTLEVEVYNHGNSTLSSADLVLQLQGAAASSVSITQNNLSAVNIPSKGSKKVIFELTADSNAPAQSTLTLVVNTTAGNNTLTVDKEIIVAPNPRLEWSSDVFAEAVSNDGKINDEAIVITLVSDEFKVSAGQILENGKDYTLANLPNRLKSVLKVTSPTTAELTLEGMALAHQNANDVSDLAIEILVASLKSGATGLENASQILNIDYKDEYKIVYIPEPAGVGYGNMVANSGRTWTHSYLEREDNSNIYADGGNNGGIGTLYTPANATLEFETYQKRCIVVPNTKDLERLGDGYLVTPNDSWDQAGNYVGQMFMISRDGYRDWWGQTDYFGFEFTLDGEKVMAWVKATVNNNGTEFILDEYAYNSTPGGSIRTGQTEIDPLVSYEIGVFEESDANDGSIGNTVLVNLNNDTFVRASGQLNNTEFTVTGLPQGLIMSANIIDSKHLELVITGNAANHGVDDNATVQFTLNDNAFASGNGPEGNTTTFSIEFNDNAMSPSISYSDVEFVEAVSNDGSISTVINVTLEDDNFSSKLVDFTEGVEFSAANVPNGLEVNISVTSLTTAEISLTGNALSHDDVNSIQNLQISFENNAFESDDAASVENAQGVFTVTFEGENPVLGTEKANEFRVYPNPVDDVMIVGGATVVKRVEIYDISGKKVASVIGKNVIEWSGIESGVYNVFVETDKSSGYVRIIKK
- a CDS encoding SDR family oxidoreductase, whose protein sequence is MKKILVINANGFQGKAIAQESLKAGYEVRGLVRNLPEEKLEGLEYVIGDLNDEESLSSAFQGIDGVVLQFPMAFDENVLSKYVDNIVKAANKSEVSHIVYNSGSIVLNEQEIYGLRNTAQMIESLLREANLPITFLHPRVYLDNLAAPWSVPMMFAQGILVYPIPGNLPISWISHIDLGRFVVAAFGKPELIGESIEIGGPSITGNEIAEVISEVIGQPVNYIAASPDDFEANISPMFGERLAKGISNIYRHLEANPSTYDFDAKEYEKLGVKPMEFKQWAQNVPWKMLNEIFSK
- a CDS encoding lysophospholipid acyltransferase family protein; amino-acid sequence: MQALVYALFRMFIFAIRLTPFRLLYALSDFFSWFVFSVLKYRRGVVRDNIWMCFPDKKEEEVDEIADKFQKHLSDLIVEGLKGISMSESELKKRYKFSNIELLDEYAEKGQHVIIVSGHYGNWEWASLLVEAYTKHKAIAIYKKVNNKYIDRYVRKSRSDRNTQLMPTFMTKDAFQNVPSDPTMYVMLSDQCPLKTKKAHWIEFMGIESGFLHGFEFQAKKYDYPVIYCECKKTKRGHYDARFELMTDSPREFMEGELTFAFAKRLEKTIQSQPEFWLWSHKRWKRKRPQDAPVLDFDIKMAKAASI
- a CDS encoding response regulator transcription factor — protein: MKILIVEDNEKLILELETFLHEEGFLCEKAENVAKALEKVSIYSYDLIVLDIGLPDGSGLDVLKRVKEVDPDTGILILSAKNSIDDKIVGLDLGADDYITKPFHKAELNARVRSILRRKKFEGNNVMTINEIMLDIQSKEVKINGEVLKLTPKEYELLLYFIYNRKRVLTKESIAEHLWEDNIDLADSFDFIYSHIKNLRKKMLKAGCADYIRSVYGVGYKFDLDR